Genomic DNA from Triticum dicoccoides isolate Atlit2015 ecotype Zavitan chromosome 4B, WEW_v2.0, whole genome shotgun sequence:
CGCGGCGGCCGCAGCTGGAGGGGACGCGTACACGAGCACCGTATGCGCGCCGTCCCGGTCTCCGACGTTCTTCACGTCCACGTGGACCGGGATGCTCAGGCCCTCGCACCGCGCGTGCGAGACACGCAcatcggcggcggcgcggccaagATGCTTCGTTGTgttgagggaggaggcggcggcggcgtggtggcCGGCAAGCTGGACGGTGAACTGCGCCGGCGCGTGCGCGAGCGTGTGGGTGAACTTGGTGTAGCTGAGGCCGTGCCCGAACGGGTGGATGGTCGGGCCAGTGTAGAACCGATACGTCCGTCCGGGATACCCCCTCGCCAGGTCGGCGCGCATCGCCATGTTTGTCATCGGCGCCTTCTGCAGGTAATCCTGTGGGTACCATGTCACCGGCAACTTCCCTCCTGCACCAATTCCAATCCAAAACCTATCAAACTCGTCTCCTTGCTTCAATTTTTGGTTAATTTTGTCATCTGAAATTCGATCCCGACTTGAATCATTCAAATAGAGACTGTCGAAGTGTACATACCTGGGTTGTGGTGACCGAAGATCACGTCCGCGATCGCCTGCCCGCCGGCCTGGCCGGGGTACCCTGCCCACAGGATGCCAGCGATCTTCCGGTCGTTCTGCGCGAAGGCAATGTCGACGGGCCCGCCGGACATGAGGACGAGGATCACCGGCCCTTTGGAGGCCTTCGCCACCGCGGATACGAGCTCCGCCTGGCGACCAGGAAGGAGCAAGCTTGTCCGGTCCAGGCCCTCGGCCTCGACCTTCTGATCGAGGCCAACGACGACGACGGTGGCGTCAGCACGGCGGGCCGCGTCGACGGCAGCGGCGATCGGCTGGTTGCCGCCTTGGCATGCCACGTCGGTGCAGCCCGCCTGATGTAATGTGGTCTTCACGTACCTGCCGATGCCCTGCAGCGGCGTGGTGTACCGGCACGGCTGACCGGCGTAGTTCCCGATCATGGCCACGGTGGCCTGGGAGTGCGGGCCGACGACGGCGACTGTGTGGTGCGCGGCTCGTGAGAGCGGCAGCGCAGCGCCGTCGTTCTTGAGTAGCACGACGCTCTGCCTCGCCGCCTCCAGCGCCAGCTCTTGGTGCGCGGGCGTGCACACGTGCTGCGGACCGAGGTGGCCGAACGGCTGCGTGGCCAGGTCGCCGTCGTACATCCCGAGGCGCATCTGcacgatgacggtgttggtgacggCGGCGTCGATGTCGGCGTCGGACACCTTCCGCTGCGCGACGGCGCCCTCGGTGTAGACGGCCAGGAAGGGGCCGCAGTCGAGGTCGAGGCCGGCCCGGAGcgtggcggcgacggcgtcctcgTGGGTCCTGGTGTAGTGCTGgtcgcggtagaagacgtcgacggAGTCGCAGTCGGAGACGATGTACCCCTCGAGGTGCCACTTGCCCCTGATGGTGCCGCGGAGGAAGGACTCGTCGGCGCAGGTGGGCACGCCGTTGACCTGGTTGTAGGAGCACATGACGCTGGCGGCGCGGCCGTCGACGACGCAGGAGCGGAAGGGGACGTTGAAGGTGTCCTCGAGGTCCTGCGGCGTGACGATGGCGTTGAAGTGGAAGCGGTCGGTGCCGGACCAGCTGTCGAGGTCGTAGGCCGTGAAGTGTTTGCAGCAGGCGGCGGTCTTGAGGCGCGTGTGGCCGCCGTGGCGACCTCCGCCCCCGTAGGGCTGCTGGAGGCCGCGGACATAGGCGGCGGCGTAGCGGCCGGAGACGGCGGGGTCCTCGCCTGGCGTCTCCTGGCCGCGGCCCCACCGCGGGTCGCGGAAGATGTTCACGTTGGGGCTCCAGAAGGTCAAGCCCGCCTGACCGCCGTTGTACATCGCTCGCCCCTCGTCTGACACCGCCTGCATGCATGATGTGCGTGTACGTATGTTAACACGAAAATTGTGGCAAAATTGATAATTTGGCCTCAAAGCAAAAGTATTTCACAAACCAAACtactttttaaaaaaattcacaCCTTGATCCTTTTTATAGCGCCCGACGGTATGGCGCTGCAATCTACTGTGCAGCTCCTTCCAGCTAGACGTTGCACAGTGTAGTGTAACATCTAACTGTCGGGCGTGTGGCGCCTAAGTATTAGGCGCGGCGCAATAGAGTGGAGCGTCTTACTATCAGGCGTTGTACATTAGGGGTCAGCTAGATGAAATATTAAAAGAAAGCAGTTCAATTTATGAATAGTTTTGTCCAGCGGTCAAATTTGTGTCTTTTGCTCGAAAGTTGTGGCAAAGAGAGAATGGTACTGCGACCGTTCGGTTTATTTGTaacttgtgtcaaattttgatcaaagAATTaaataacaaaatgttaatgcatgtcaacaaaaattatatccttgAATTCATATTTAAGCATAGTCCAATAATTATttaaacatgcgtgaacattttattatttaaatttatggttaaaattcagcacgaaatataatggggacGTATGTATTGCTCCTACTTCAAAAATTGGAGTGAAACTTAAAGATCAAAATTTCTGACAACCGGGCAATGCA
This window encodes:
- the LOC119295562 gene encoding probable beta-D-xylosidase 2 — encoded protein: MRRLRLLLPLLMLAGAAAVVAARPPFACAPGGPATSMAFCRRSLPLRARARDLMARLTGAEKVRLLVNNAAGVPRLGIAGYEWWSEALHGVSNTGPGVRFGGAFPGATAFPQVIGTAASFNASLWELIGRAVSDEGRAMYNGGQAGLTFWSPNVNIFRDPRWGRGQETPGEDPAVSGRYAAAYVRGLQQPYGGGGRHGGHTRLKTAACCKHFTAYDLDSWSGTDRFHFNAIVTPQDLEDTFNVPFRSCVVDGRAASVMCSYNQVNGVPTCADESFLRGTIRGKWHLEGYIVSDCDSVDVFYRDQHYTRTHEDAVAATLRAGLDLDCGPFLAVYTEGAVAQRKVSDADIDAAVTNTVIVQMRLGMYDGDLATQPFGHLGPQHVCTPAHQELALEAARQSVVLLKNDGAALPLSRAAHHTVAVVGPHSQATVAMIGNYAGQPCRYTTPLQGIGRYVKTTLHQAGCTDVACQGGNQPIAAAVDAARRADATVVVVGLDQKVEAEGLDRTSLLLPGRQAELVSAVAKASKGPVILVLMSGGPVDIAFAQNDRKIAGILWAGYPGQAGGQAIADVIFGHHNPGGKLPVTWYPQDYLQKAPMTNMAMRADLARGYPGRTYRFYTGPTIHPFGHGLSYTKFTHTLAHAPAQFTVQLAGHHAAAASSLNTTKHLGRAAADVRVSHARCEGLSIPVHVDVKNVGDRDGAHTVLVYASPPAAAAAAHGAPARQLVAFEKVHVPAGGVARVEMGLDVCNELSVADRDGVRRIPVGEHTLTIGELTHLVTLGVEQLAV